The following proteins come from a genomic window of Iamia sp. SCSIO 61187:
- a CDS encoding glycoside hydrolase family 1 protein produces the protein MPSTPHRAFPAGFTWGTATAAHQIEGGCWNNDWWRWEHTAGSGCREPSGDACDSWHRWEDDADVVADLGLGSYRFSLEWSRIQPEADVWSTATLDRYARQCDGLVARGLDPVVTFHHFTTPRWVADAGGWESDETVDRFADFCARAAAHLGADRIARACTINEPNIVGVMGYLLKAFPPGVADRGRADDVLDRFVVAHRRATEALRSELGATPIGLTLAMAEWTAVGTTDDELEQAQGRMERNRARMEDRFLEAVGGDDFLGVQAYSRYRYGPDGMVGGEDGVETLVMGYEYWPQALEATLRRAWAVTGGRVPLLVTENGIATEDDEQRIRYVHAALEGVQRCLADGIDVGGYTYWSLLDNFEWAFGYEPRFGLVEVDRTTFARTPKPSARWFGAVARANALPPT, from the coding sequence ATGCCCTCGACCCCGCACCGCGCCTTCCCCGCCGGCTTCACGTGGGGCACGGCCACCGCCGCCCACCAGATCGAGGGCGGTTGCTGGAACAACGACTGGTGGCGATGGGAGCACACCGCCGGGTCGGGGTGCCGGGAGCCGAGCGGCGACGCCTGCGACTCGTGGCACCGCTGGGAGGACGACGCCGACGTGGTCGCCGACCTGGGCCTCGGGTCGTACCGCTTCTCGCTCGAGTGGAGCCGCATCCAGCCCGAGGCCGACGTCTGGTCGACGGCGACGCTGGACCGCTACGCCCGCCAGTGCGACGGCCTCGTGGCCCGGGGCCTCGACCCCGTCGTCACCTTCCACCACTTCACCACGCCGCGGTGGGTGGCCGACGCCGGCGGCTGGGAGAGCGACGAGACCGTCGACCGCTTCGCCGACTTCTGCGCCCGGGCCGCCGCCCACCTCGGTGCCGACCGGATCGCCCGGGCCTGCACCATCAACGAACCCAACATCGTCGGGGTGATGGGCTACCTGCTGAAGGCCTTCCCTCCGGGCGTCGCCGACCGCGGCCGCGCCGACGACGTCCTCGACCGCTTCGTCGTCGCCCACCGGCGCGCGACCGAGGCCCTGCGGTCGGAGCTGGGCGCCACCCCGATCGGGCTGACGCTGGCCATGGCCGAGTGGACGGCGGTCGGCACCACCGACGACGAGCTCGAGCAGGCGCAGGGCCGGATGGAGCGCAACCGGGCCCGCATGGAGGACCGCTTCCTGGAGGCGGTGGGCGGAGACGACTTCCTCGGCGTCCAGGCCTACTCGCGCTACCGCTACGGGCCCGACGGCATGGTCGGCGGCGAGGACGGCGTCGAGACCCTCGTGATGGGCTACGAGTACTGGCCCCAGGCGCTGGAGGCCACCCTCCGCCGGGCCTGGGCGGTCACCGGGGGTCGGGTCCCGCTCCTCGTCACCGAGAACGGGATCGCCACCGAGGACGACGAGCAGCGCATCCGGTACGTCCACGCCGCCCTCGAGGGTGTGCAGCGCTGCCTGGCCGACGGCATCGACGTCGGCGGCTACACGTACTGGAGCCTGCTCGACAACTTCGAGTGGGCCTTCGGCTACGAGCCCCGCTTCGGCCTGGTCGAGGTCGACCGGACGACGTTCGCCCGCACCCCCAAGCCCAGCGCCCGGTGGTTCGGGGCGGTGGCCCGGGCCAACGCGCTGCCCCCGACGTGA
- a CDS encoding GtrA family protein, protein MILTPRGLLEHSRTESGRRMIRYASTSLIMVALTQISIVAFVQGVGWDAVPSNLASTMLVSIPAFLTNKYWVWGKSGRARIRREVIPFWVFTVAGWGLSTFAVALAADNTKEDTLFHLVAVLVASIAGFGVLWVLKYLFLDKLMFGPDHHTPYDEDYEVEEAVVDARAAGATEI, encoded by the coding sequence GTGATCCTGACCCCTCGAGGCCTCCTGGAGCACAGCCGCACGGAGTCCGGGCGGCGGATGATCCGCTACGCGTCGACGTCGCTGATCATGGTCGCGCTCACGCAGATCTCGATCGTCGCGTTCGTGCAAGGTGTCGGCTGGGACGCTGTCCCGTCGAACCTGGCGTCGACGATGCTCGTGTCGATCCCCGCCTTCCTCACCAACAAGTACTGGGTGTGGGGCAAGTCGGGTCGGGCCCGCATCCGGCGCGAGGTCATCCCGTTCTGGGTGTTCACCGTGGCGGGCTGGGGCCTGTCGACCTTCGCCGTGGCCCTCGCCGCCGACAACACCAAGGAGGACACCCTCTTCCACCTGGTGGCCGTCCTGGTGGCGAGCATCGCCGGCTTCGGCGTGCTGTGGGTGCTGAAGTACCTCTTCCTCGACAAGCTCATGTTCGGTCCCGACCACCACACGCCCTACGACGAGGACTACGAGGTCGAGGAAGCCGTCGTCGATGCTCGCGCCGCCGGCGCCACCGAGATCTAG
- a CDS encoding DUF2254 domain-containing protein, giving the protein MEVPERPSVPPDHDVRVAQRREAIRNGLLVIPTAFVLAAIVLALALGAVDDALVDADLDLLYDGDPSAAQTLLATIATSIVTFTSLVISVTVVALQLASQQFSPRVLRTFFRDTGTKVALGIFVSVFVYALVVLRLLDPDGADATVPRLSITVAFLLVLVALGTFVYYVDHVVHAIRIVSIIDQVAAETRAAIREVHVPSEPPVPAEVPDRPADLVLTSERAPGAITTVDEDDLVALAARHRSLIRLVPHMGQFVPSGSPLAEVWGDDGQAPPLTERDVLVHIGLHRERTMTQDVAFGFRQLVDIAEKALSPAVNDPTTAVQVLDRIHDLLRRVAVAPAPSGYHRDATGALRLVLPVAGWEALVALACDEIRLYGGGDPQVQRKMRMMIADLRTVVDDERWAPLAEQLALLDAAVDRHFPDAADRERVRRDGFAC; this is encoded by the coding sequence GTGGAGGTCCCCGAGCGCCCATCTGTCCCCCCCGACCACGACGTGCGCGTCGCCCAGCGGCGGGAGGCGATCCGCAACGGGCTGCTCGTCATCCCCACCGCCTTCGTCCTGGCCGCGATCGTGCTCGCCCTCGCCCTCGGCGCGGTCGATGACGCCCTGGTCGACGCGGACCTCGACCTGCTCTACGACGGGGACCCGTCAGCGGCCCAGACGCTGCTGGCCACCATCGCCACCTCCATCGTGACCTTCACCAGCCTCGTCATCTCGGTCACGGTGGTCGCCCTCCAGCTCGCCAGCCAGCAGTTCTCGCCCCGCGTCCTGCGCACCTTCTTCCGCGACACCGGGACCAAGGTGGCCCTGGGCATCTTCGTCAGCGTCTTCGTCTACGCCCTGGTGGTGCTGCGCCTCCTCGACCCCGACGGGGCCGACGCCACCGTGCCCCGCCTGTCGATCACGGTGGCGTTCCTCCTGGTCCTGGTGGCCTTGGGGACCTTCGTGTACTACGTCGACCACGTCGTGCACGCCATCCGGATCGTGTCGATCATCGACCAGGTCGCGGCCGAGACCCGCGCCGCCATCCGGGAGGTCCACGTGCCGAGCGAGCCGCCCGTGCCGGCCGAGGTCCCCGACCGGCCGGCCGACCTGGTGCTGACCAGCGAACGGGCCCCTGGGGCCATCACCACCGTCGACGAGGACGACCTCGTCGCCCTCGCCGCCCGGCACCGCAGCCTCATCCGGCTCGTCCCCCACATGGGCCAGTTCGTCCCCTCGGGGTCGCCGCTGGCCGAGGTCTGGGGCGACGACGGCCAGGCCCCGCCCCTCACCGAACGGGACGTCCTGGTCCACATCGGGCTGCACCGCGAGCGGACCATGACCCAGGACGTCGCCTTCGGCTTCCGCCAGCTGGTGGACATCGCCGAGAAGGCCCTCTCGCCGGCGGTGAACGACCCCACCACCGCCGTCCAGGTCCTCGACCGGATCCACGACCTGCTGCGGCGGGTCGCCGTGGCGCCCGCCCCCTCCGGCTACCACCGCGACGCGACCGGCGCCCTGCGCCTGGTGCTGCCGGTGGCGGGGTGGGAGGCCCTGGTCGCCCTGGCCTGCGACGAGATCCGGCTCTACGGCGGCGGCGACCCGCAGGTCCAGCGGAAGATGCGGATGATGATCGCCGACCTCCGCACCGTCGTCGACGACGAGCGCTGGGCACCCCTGGCGGAGCAGCTCGCCCTGCTCGACGCGGCCGTCGACCGGCACTTCCCCGATGCCGCGGACCGCGAGCGCGTCCGCCGGGACGGGTTCGCGTGCTGA
- a CDS encoding class I SAM-dependent methyltransferase, whose product MPPDEGDALHEAAVRAGAEVPGAPFLEVGSYCGRSTIWLGAAARACGTTLLAVDHHRGSEENQAGWDHHEPDLVDPRTGRMDTLPVFRRTVFDAGLEDVVVALVGLSPTVASVWSTPLAFLFIDGGHGVEPARADYVGWTPHVALGGTLAIHDVFPDPADGGRPPYEEIYLPALASGRFTERSATGSLRILTRTA is encoded by the coding sequence ATGCCCCCCGACGAGGGCGACGCGCTGCACGAGGCGGCCGTCCGGGCCGGCGCCGAGGTGCCCGGGGCCCCGTTCCTCGAGGTCGGGTCGTACTGCGGGCGCTCGACGATCTGGCTGGGTGCCGCCGCCCGGGCCTGCGGGACGACGCTGCTGGCCGTCGACCACCACCGCGGGTCGGAGGAGAACCAGGCCGGCTGGGACCACCACGAGCCGGACCTGGTCGACCCCCGCACGGGCCGGATGGACACCCTGCCGGTGTTCCGGCGGACCGTCTTCGACGCCGGGCTGGAGGATGTGGTGGTCGCCCTGGTGGGGCTGTCGCCGACGGTGGCGTCGGTGTGGTCGACGCCGCTGGCGTTCCTCTTCATCGACGGCGGCCACGGCGTGGAGCCGGCCCGGGCCGACTACGTCGGCTGGACGCCGCACGTCGCCCTCGGCGGCACCCTCGCCATCCACGACGTCTTCCCCGACCCGGCCGACGGCGGCCGTCCGCCCTACGAGGAGATCTACCTCCCGGCCCTCGCCAGCGGCCGCTTCACCGAACGCTCCGCCACCGGCAGCCTGAGGATCCTCACCCGCACCGCCTGA
- a CDS encoding TlpA disulfide reductase family protein: protein MILLDADGGRHDLPGDVEAVDAEALAGATGWTLKPEGLCRDDTCVPLLGRPVRRDDGRIDLAEWAAALGLPLAVDAEHGAAALAHRADQGSAGVGDVAPELDLPTVDGATRRFGDLAGRKRVLVTWASWCGCRHELAAWQAIQDELGAEGLAVFSVALDATPEDSRPWIEAAAPGYPVVVDTAHVTAERYGITNVPSVVWVDEEGRIVKPPTIAPGDDQFRDFTQIDPATHHDALRRWVRDGELPAGVADSPAPRTPDEQLALAERRLAAHLHGEGHAEAAVAHLRRAVELAPWDWTIRRGGIALRGEDPFLGDEFVAFWEEWDAAGRPGYTPTT, encoded by the coding sequence ATGATCCTCCTCGACGCCGACGGCGGCCGCCACGACCTGCCCGGCGACGTCGAGGCGGTCGACGCCGAGGCCCTGGCCGGGGCCACGGGCTGGACGCTCAAGCCCGAGGGCCTGTGCCGCGACGACACCTGCGTCCCCCTGCTGGGCCGACCCGTCCGGCGCGACGACGGGCGGATCGACCTGGCCGAGTGGGCGGCGGCCCTCGGCCTGCCCCTCGCCGTCGACGCCGAGCACGGCGCCGCCGCCCTCGCCCACCGAGCGGACCAGGGGTCCGCCGGCGTGGGCGACGTCGCCCCCGAGCTCGACCTGCCGACGGTCGACGGGGCGACCCGGCGCTTCGGCGACCTGGCCGGGCGCAAGCGGGTCCTGGTGACGTGGGCCTCGTGGTGCGGGTGCCGCCACGAGCTGGCCGCCTGGCAGGCCATCCAGGACGAGCTCGGCGCCGAGGGTCTGGCCGTGTTCTCGGTCGCCCTCGACGCCACGCCCGAGGACTCCCGTCCCTGGATCGAGGCGGCCGCCCCCGGGTACCCGGTCGTCGTCGACACCGCCCACGTCACCGCCGAGCGCTACGGCATCACCAACGTGCCCAGCGTCGTGTGGGTCGACGAGGAGGGGCGCATCGTCAAGCCGCCCACCATCGCCCCCGGCGACGACCAGTTCCGGGACTTCACCCAGATCGACCCGGCCACGCACCACGACGCCCTGCGGCGGTGGGTGCGCGACGGCGAGCTGCCGGCGGGCGTCGCCGATTCGCCCGCCCCCCGCACGCCCGACGAGCAGCTGGCCCTGGCCGAGCGCCGCCTCGCCGCCCACCTCCACGGCGAGGGCCACGCCGAGGCCGCCGTCGCCCACCTCCGCCGGGCCGTCGAGCTGGCCCCGTGGGACTGGACGATCCGCCGGGGCGGCATCGCCCTCCGCGGCGAGGACCCCTTCCTCGGCGACGAGTTCGTCGCCTTCTGGGAGGAGTGGGACGCCGCCGGCCGCCCCGGCTACACCCCGACGACCTAG
- a CDS encoding AMP-binding protein, with amino-acid sequence MSFPGAFVESSPDKPAVIMAGSGEVLTYAELDERATRLANLLGSLGLVPGDHVAFCIENQIRFLEVAWGCHYAGLYYTAASSRLTPGELSYIIDDCGARVFISSAALSDLARDTIADTPNVEARLMIDGVVDGFTSYEDALASASPEPAADRVEGMDMLYSSGTTGRPKGVQLPLPGAPLGTKPALQMLAEGLLGYGEDMVYLNPAPLYHAAPLRFTMAVHRDGGTAVVMEHFDALEALALIERYQVTHSQWVPTMFIRMLKLSDEERSRHDISSMQMMVHAAAPCPVEVKRRIIDWFGPVVHEYYAGTEGNCFVYCNSEAWLAHPGTVGQNLLGTLHICDDEGNELPVGEPGTIWAESAAQFEYHNDPEKTAASRHPKGWTTLGDVGRLDEDGFLYLTDRKAYMIITGGVNVYPQEAENVLAMHPKVADVAVFGVPNEDFGEEVKAVVQPLSADDAGPELERELIAYCREHLADVKCPRSVDFRPELPRHPTGKLYKRLLKDEYWDAAGRSI; translated from the coding sequence ATGTCGTTCCCTGGTGCCTTCGTCGAGTCGTCCCCTGACAAGCCGGCCGTGATCATGGCGGGCAGCGGTGAGGTGCTGACCTACGCCGAGCTCGACGAGCGGGCCACCCGGCTGGCCAACCTGCTCGGGTCGCTGGGCCTGGTCCCCGGCGACCACGTCGCCTTCTGCATCGAGAACCAGATCCGGTTCCTCGAGGTGGCGTGGGGCTGCCACTACGCCGGGCTCTACTACACGGCCGCCTCGTCCCGTCTGACGCCGGGCGAGCTGAGCTACATCATCGACGACTGCGGGGCCCGGGTGTTCATCTCCTCGGCGGCGCTGTCCGACCTGGCCCGGGACACGATCGCCGACACGCCGAACGTCGAGGCCCGGCTGATGATCGACGGCGTCGTCGACGGCTTCACCTCCTACGAGGACGCCCTCGCCTCGGCCTCGCCCGAGCCCGCCGCCGACCGGGTCGAGGGCATGGACATGCTCTACAGCTCGGGCACGACGGGCCGGCCCAAGGGCGTGCAGCTCCCGCTCCCCGGCGCCCCCCTCGGCACCAAGCCCGCCCTCCAGATGCTGGCCGAGGGCCTGCTCGGCTACGGCGAGGACATGGTGTACCTGAACCCGGCGCCGCTGTACCACGCCGCTCCGCTGCGCTTCACGATGGCCGTCCACCGCGACGGCGGTACCGCGGTGGTGATGGAGCACTTCGACGCCCTCGAGGCGCTGGCCCTCATCGAGCGGTACCAGGTGACCCACAGCCAGTGGGTGCCCACCATGTTCATCCGCATGCTCAAGCTCAGCGACGAGGAGCGCAGCCGGCACGACATCAGCTCGATGCAGATGATGGTGCACGCCGCCGCCCCCTGCCCGGTGGAGGTCAAGCGGCGGATCATCGACTGGTTCGGCCCGGTGGTGCACGAGTACTACGCCGGCACCGAGGGCAACTGCTTCGTGTACTGCAACAGCGAGGCGTGGCTGGCCCACCCGGGCACCGTGGGGCAGAACCTCCTCGGCACCCTCCACATCTGCGACGACGAGGGCAACGAGCTGCCCGTCGGCGAGCCCGGCACGATCTGGGCCGAGAGCGCGGCCCAGTTCGAGTACCACAACGACCCCGAGAAGACGGCGGCCTCCCGCCATCCCAAGGGCTGGACGACCCTCGGCGACGTGGGCCGGCTGGACGAGGACGGCTTCCTCTACCTGACCGACCGCAAGGCGTACATGATCATCACCGGCGGCGTGAACGTGTACCCCCAGGAGGCCGAGAACGTCCTGGCCATGCACCCCAAGGTGGCCGACGTGGCCGTCTTCGGCGTCCCCAACGAGGACTTCGGCGAGGAGGTCAAGGCGGTCGTCCAGCCCCTCTCGGCCGACGACGCCGGGCCGGAGCTGGAGCGCGAGCTGATCGCCTACTGCCGCGAGCACCTGGCCGACGTGAAGTGCCCCCGCTCGGTCGACTTCCGCCCCGAGCTGCCCCGCCACCCCACCGGCAAGCTCTACAAGCGCCTGCTCAAGGACGAGTACTGGGACGCCGCCGGCCGCTCCATCTGA
- the sigJ gene encoding RNA polymerase sigma factor SigJ, whose translation MSQDLDLDGLRHVATTVAYRMVGSRTEAEDLAQEALVRVAMAAEQEELRSPEAFVTTVATRLSIDHLRLARVQREEYLGPWLPEPVSEALEDGAEAAEVADSLSFAMLSVLEALGPVERAAFLLREVFGYGYDEVAAVLDRSEPACRQIVARARARVEAGRPRRTVARDEHRRVLERFLAAARQGDVDGLVAVLAADAVMVSDGGRATKAARRPIQGRDRIVRFLRSIGPRALGPGRRVEIVDLNGEPGILALVDDEVVLAGTVEVADGCVVAVRWVLNPDKLRWVHAPWVREEGRGSA comes from the coding sequence GTGAGCCAGGATCTCGACCTCGACGGCCTGCGCCACGTCGCCACCACGGTGGCGTACCGCATGGTGGGGAGCCGGACCGAGGCCGAGGACCTGGCCCAGGAGGCCCTGGTCCGGGTGGCGATGGCGGCCGAGCAGGAGGAGCTGCGCTCCCCGGAGGCGTTCGTGACCACCGTCGCCACCCGGCTCTCGATCGACCACCTGCGCCTGGCCCGGGTCCAGCGCGAGGAGTACCTCGGCCCGTGGCTGCCCGAGCCGGTCAGCGAGGCCCTGGAGGACGGGGCCGAGGCGGCCGAGGTCGCCGACTCGCTGTCGTTCGCCATGCTCTCGGTGCTGGAGGCGCTGGGCCCGGTCGAGCGGGCGGCGTTCCTCCTGCGGGAGGTGTTCGGCTACGGCTACGACGAGGTGGCGGCCGTGCTCGATCGCTCCGAGCCGGCGTGCCGCCAGATCGTGGCCCGGGCGCGGGCGCGCGTCGAGGCCGGCCGCCCCCGCCGGACCGTCGCCCGCGACGAGCACCGCCGGGTGCTGGAGCGGTTCCTGGCCGCCGCCCGCCAGGGCGACGTGGACGGGCTCGTCGCCGTGCTGGCCGCCGACGCCGTGATGGTGTCCGACGGCGGGCGGGCCACCAAGGCGGCCCGCCGACCGATCCAGGGCCGGGACCGCATCGTCCGCTTCCTCCGGTCCATCGGTCCCCGCGCCCTGGGCCCCGGGCGCCGGGTGGAGATCGTCGACCTCAACGGCGAGCCCGGGATCCTCGCCCTCGTCGACGACGAGGTCGTCCTGGCCGGGACGGTCGAGGTCGCCGACGGCTGCGTCGTCGCCGTCCGCTGGGTCCTCAACCCCGACAAGCTCCGCTGGGTCCACGCCCCCTGGGTTCGTGAAGAGGGCCGAGGTTCCGCCTAG
- a CDS encoding carboxymuconolactone decarboxylase family protein: MDPRFDLQTDTPDAFKAIYALEQTARKAVGDDILYDMVKLRASIINGCSFCVDMHSTDLGTRGEDTRRIMAVAAWRESAFFSPAERAAFALTDEVTRLGEHGVTDAVWDEAVTHHGLAGAADLVVAIATINVWNRLAVTAHAPTPPLESATAAA, from the coding sequence ATGGACCCACGGTTCGACCTGCAGACCGACACCCCCGACGCCTTCAAGGCGATCTATGCCCTGGAGCAGACGGCCCGGAAGGCGGTGGGCGACGACATCCTCTACGACATGGTGAAGCTGCGCGCCTCGATCATCAACGGCTGCTCGTTCTGCGTCGACATGCACAGCACCGACCTCGGGACGCGGGGCGAGGACACCCGCCGGATCATGGCCGTCGCCGCCTGGCGGGAGTCGGCCTTCTTCAGCCCGGCCGAGCGGGCCGCCTTCGCCCTGACCGACGAGGTGACGCGCCTGGGCGAGCACGGCGTCACCGACGCGGTGTGGGACGAGGCCGTCACCCACCACGGGCTCGCCGGCGCCGCCGACCTGGTGGTCGCCATCGCCACCATCAACGTCTGGAACCGGCTCGCCGTCACCGCCCACGCCCCCACGCCGCCGCTCGAGTCGGCGACGGCTGCGGCGTGA